Proteins encoded in a region of the uncultured Paludibaculum sp. genome:
- a CDS encoding alpha-amylase family glycosyl hydrolase translates to MKRHPEVLVLTLTVCLTAAAQPPTLNKIEPPDWFTAEAAQRQLIVLSGTQLQGVRIECASPLQAGPAEINRSGTHVLFDLTIPAAAKPGRYPCSARNPAGTASIPFELSAPLPTAGRFQGFSNDDVIYLIMPDRFANGDPSNDDPRTSPGLFDRKHRRYYHGGDFAGIRKRLPYLKDLGVTAIWLTPIYENYNRLDPKESYAGEQLTSYHGYGATDLYAVEDHFGTLDDYRALVDEAHRLGLKVIQDHVENHVGPRHPWVETPPRAEWLHGTREQHIEETWQTWLLLDPQAGPLLRGVLDGWFAGILPDLNQDDPQVARYLIQNSTWWIARTGADAIRQDTVPYAPRAFWRDWSAALHQSFPHLKIVGEILDPDPALTSFYQGGRSGFDGIDTGLDSVFDFPLYFAIRDVFARHQSPLALARLLAHDSLYAQPQRLVTLLGLHDTKRFMSEDGATLDDLANAFTFLFTTRGIPMIYYGDEIGMAGGDDPENRHDFPGGWADDPHNAFEAAGRTSAENKLHDHIRKLTRLRAGSRALREGTTRPVYASESAYAFLREAGQERFLVIVHGGAAPETLSIPSEGPAAVSLHCEIGCREDVQATGKTWNVPIAPRTTEVYRVLAAAGSEH, encoded by the coding sequence ATGAAACGCCATCCTGAAGTCCTCGTCCTGACTCTGACCGTGTGCCTCACCGCGGCCGCCCAGCCGCCCACACTGAACAAAATCGAACCGCCCGACTGGTTCACCGCCGAAGCTGCGCAACGCCAGTTGATCGTCCTCTCGGGCACCCAACTGCAGGGCGTGCGCATAGAATGTGCCAGCCCGCTACAGGCCGGCCCGGCGGAAATCAACCGCTCCGGCACCCATGTCCTATTCGACCTGACCATTCCGGCCGCCGCGAAACCCGGCCGGTATCCTTGTTCGGCCCGGAACCCCGCGGGCACGGCCAGCATCCCCTTCGAGCTGTCGGCACCGCTACCCACCGCGGGCCGCTTCCAGGGCTTCTCGAACGACGACGTGATCTACCTGATCATGCCCGACCGCTTCGCCAACGGCGATCCCTCGAATGACGATCCCCGAACCTCACCCGGCCTCTTCGACCGCAAACATCGCAGGTACTATCACGGCGGCGACTTCGCCGGCATCCGCAAGCGGCTGCCCTATCTGAAGGACCTCGGCGTCACCGCCATCTGGCTCACCCCCATCTACGAGAACTACAATCGCCTCGACCCGAAGGAGAGCTACGCCGGAGAGCAGCTGACCAGCTACCACGGCTACGGCGCCACCGATCTCTATGCCGTCGAGGATCACTTCGGCACGCTGGACGACTACCGCGCCCTGGTCGACGAAGCGCACCGCCTGGGTCTCAAGGTCATTCAGGACCACGTCGAGAACCACGTCGGCCCGCGGCATCCCTGGGTCGAAACCCCACCTCGCGCCGAGTGGCTCCACGGTACGCGCGAGCAACACATAGAGGAAACCTGGCAGACCTGGCTGCTGCTCGACCCGCAGGCCGGCCCTCTGTTACGTGGCGTATTGGATGGCTGGTTCGCGGGCATCCTGCCCGACCTGAATCAGGACGACCCCCAAGTGGCGCGCTACCTCATCCAGAACTCGACCTGGTGGATCGCCCGCACCGGAGCCGACGCCATCCGGCAAGACACCGTACCATACGCGCCGCGCGCCTTCTGGCGCGACTGGTCAGCAGCCCTCCATCAGTCGTTCCCTCACCTGAAAATCGTCGGCGAAATCCTCGACCCCGATCCGGCGCTCACCTCGTTCTACCAAGGCGGTCGCTCCGGCTTCGACGGAATCGACACGGGCCTGGACAGCGTCTTCGACTTCCCCCTCTATTTCGCCATCCGCGATGTCTTCGCACGCCACCAGTCGCCCCTTGCCCTCGCCCGACTGCTGGCCCACGACAGCCTCTACGCGCAGCCGCAACGCCTGGTGACGCTGCTCGGACTGCACGATACAAAACGCTTCATGAGCGAAGACGGAGCCACCCTGGACGACCTCGCCAATGCCTTCACGTTTCTCTTCACCACCCGAGGCATCCCCATGATCTACTACGGCGACGAAATCGGCATGGCGGGCGGAGACGATCCCGAGAACCGCCACGACTTCCCCGGAGGCTGGGCCGACGATCCCCACAACGCCTTCGAGGCAGCCGGCCGTACATCGGCGGAAAACAAACTCCACGACCACATCCGGAAGCTCACGCGCCTTCGAGCCGGCTCGCGTGCCCTGCGGGAAGGCACCACCCGGCCGGTCTATGCATCGGAGTCCGCTTACGCTTTCCTGCGTGAGGCTGGCCAGGAGAGATTCCTTGTAATCGTCCATGGTGGCGCCGCGCCGGAGACGCTCTCGATCCCATCGGAGGGACCGGCCGCGGTGTCGCTTCACTGCGAGATCGGATGCCGCGAGGATGTTCAGGCCACTGGCAAGACCTGGAACGTCCCGATCGCACCGCGCACCACGGAAGTCTATCGGGTGCTGGCCGCGGCAGGGTCCGAGCACTGA